One part of the Granulicella arctica genome encodes these proteins:
- a CDS encoding acyltransferase family protein yields MSASHPISSKPQRLQSLDILRGITVAVMILVNNNGSGDDAYRTLMHSRWNGCTLADVVFPTFLFIVGTSLVFSFRARLSRGESRHSLMAHVVKRAAIIFLLGLLINTFPFFQMDMLRIYGVLQRIALCFLCASTLTLYTRVRTSAILFVAILCGYWALLRLVPVPGFGVPCHEIPFLDPVRNIVAWTDRHLLPARHLYRQSFYDPEGLLSTVSAIATTLLGVLTGHWLLSSKDLSIKARGLCLAAFACLASACLWSPWFPFNKRLWTSSYVLLTGGIALFVLAALYFLVDVRRLRSTWAWPAIVFGSNALTAYIFSELFASTLQSIHTMANGQSVNLSQAVFLFLAAHIHNPAIASLGYSVLFVLVCFLPVWVLYRKRIFLKV; encoded by the coding sequence GTGAGTGCCAGTCATCCCATATCTTCAAAGCCGCAGCGATTGCAATCGCTCGATATTCTGCGCGGCATCACCGTTGCCGTCATGATCCTGGTCAATAACAACGGCAGCGGCGACGACGCCTATCGCACCCTGATGCACTCGCGCTGGAACGGCTGCACCCTGGCCGATGTTGTCTTCCCGACATTTCTCTTTATCGTCGGGACCTCCCTGGTCTTCTCGTTTCGTGCAAGACTCAGTCGCGGGGAGTCCAGGCACAGCCTCATGGCTCACGTGGTCAAGCGTGCTGCCATCATCTTCCTGCTGGGCCTGCTCATCAACACCTTTCCTTTCTTCCAGATGGACATGCTAAGGATCTACGGCGTGCTTCAGCGGATAGCGCTCTGCTTTCTCTGCGCCAGCACTCTTACTCTGTATACTCGTGTTCGCACCTCGGCGATCCTCTTCGTTGCCATTCTCTGTGGGTACTGGGCGCTGTTGCGCCTTGTGCCTGTTCCCGGCTTCGGCGTTCCGTGTCACGAGATCCCGTTCCTCGATCCGGTGCGCAATATCGTCGCCTGGACCGACCGTCATCTCCTTCCGGCTCGCCACCTTTACCGCCAGAGCTTTTACGATCCTGAAGGTCTGCTGAGCACGGTCTCGGCCATCGCGACTACCCTGCTCGGAGTCCTCACCGGTCACTGGCTGCTCTCGAGCAAGGATTTATCGATCAAGGCTCGCGGCCTTTGTCTTGCCGCTTTTGCCTGCCTTGCATCGGCGTGCCTCTGGTCCCCCTGGTTCCCGTTCAATAAGCGCCTCTGGACCAGCTCCTATGTCTTGCTCACAGGGGGTATCGCGTTGTTCGTCCTTGCAGCGCTGTACTTCCTTGTGGATGTTCGCCGTCTCCGCTCCACATGGGCGTGGCCTGCCATTGTATTCGGCAGTAATGCGCTGACGGCCTACATCTTCTCGGAGCTCTTTGCGTCCACGCTGCAAAGTATCCACACCATGGCAAACGGCCAGAGCGTCAATCTGTCGCAGGCGGTGTTCCTGTTTCTGGCCGCGCATATCCACAACCCTGCTATCGCCTCGCTCGGCTATTCCGTTCTCTTTGTTCTCGTCTGTTTCCTGCCGGTATGGGTCCTCTATCGCAAACGCATCTTCCTCAAGGTCTAG
- a CDS encoding D-arabinono-1,4-lactone oxidase, whose product MNKRQFLKTSGTLLAGTMLSRIAPAESPAVMSTETPRTNWAGNYTFKAAHLDEPSATAEVQRLVKTLGHTKALGRRHSFNNIADTVGDQISLAHFEQMTLNREAQTVTVGSGITYGKLAPWLDAQGFAVHNLASLPHVSVVGACSTGTHGSGIHNGNLSTAVVGFEMVNGNGETITVSRASDPEHFDGVVVGLGALGVITSVTLTVIPTFQVAQIVYENLSFDQLEYNLDTIFSSGYSVSLFTDWQHHRASQVWLKQTVAKGVTPQMPPLFYGATLQKMKLHPLTGHSAENCTDQQGIPGPWYERLPHFKMNFVPSSGAEIQTEYFVPRARAYEAILAVEQLRDRITPHLFITELRTIAADKLWLSMAYERDSLAIHFTWKPEAEAVQKVLPFIEEKLASFDARPHWAKVFRVPRSRLQQLYPKFADFQQLAKSYDPDGKFRNDYLNKNIFGV is encoded by the coding sequence ATGAACAAACGCCAATTTCTGAAGACTTCGGGAACCCTACTGGCAGGCACTATGCTCTCCCGTATCGCTCCCGCTGAGAGCCCCGCTGTTATGTCGACCGAAACTCCGCGCACGAACTGGGCAGGGAACTACACCTTCAAAGCGGCCCATCTGGATGAGCCTTCCGCGACGGCGGAGGTGCAGCGGCTGGTGAAGACTCTTGGCCACACAAAAGCTCTGGGCAGGCGGCATTCCTTCAACAATATCGCCGATACAGTTGGCGACCAGATCTCCCTTGCGCACTTCGAGCAGATGACGCTCAACCGGGAGGCGCAGACAGTGACGGTCGGATCGGGCATCACCTATGGCAAGCTCGCGCCGTGGCTTGATGCGCAAGGCTTCGCGGTTCACAATCTGGCATCGCTGCCGCATGTCTCGGTTGTAGGCGCATGCTCGACGGGCACGCACGGCTCCGGCATTCACAACGGAAATCTTTCGACCGCTGTCGTCGGCTTTGAGATGGTCAATGGCAACGGTGAGACGATCACGGTATCGAGGGCGAGCGATCCTGAGCACTTCGATGGCGTCGTCGTTGGGCTCGGCGCTTTGGGTGTCATCACAAGCGTTACCCTTACCGTTATTCCGACCTTTCAGGTCGCGCAGATTGTGTACGAGAACCTTTCGTTCGACCAGCTCGAATATAACCTCGACACGATCTTTTCTTCGGGCTACAGTGTGAGCCTCTTCACGGATTGGCAGCATCACCGGGCAAGCCAGGTCTGGCTGAAACAGACTGTCGCCAAAGGGGTGACACCGCAAATGCCGCCGCTCTTTTACGGCGCGACGCTACAGAAGATGAAGCTCCATCCTCTTACCGGACACTCCGCTGAAAACTGCACGGATCAGCAGGGGATTCCGGGACCTTGGTACGAGCGCCTGCCTCACTTCAAGATGAACTTCGTTCCCTCCAGCGGCGCCGAAATTCAGACGGAATACTTCGTTCCGCGTGCCCGCGCCTATGAAGCGATTCTGGCGGTGGAGCAGCTTCGGGACCGCATCACGCCGCATCTCTTCATCACCGAGTTGCGTACCATTGCAGCCGATAAACTCTGGCTCAGCATGGCCTATGAGCGCGACTCACTTGCCATTCACTTCACCTGGAAGCCCGAGGCGGAGGCAGTTCAAAAGGTGTTGCCCTTTATTGAGGAGAAGCTGGCTTCGTTCGACGCGCGTCCGCACTGGGCCAAGGTGTTCCGTGTGCCGCGCTCGCGATTGCAGCAGCTCTATCCGAAGTTCGCAGACTTCCAGCAGCTTGCAAAGAGTTACGATCCTGATGGCAAGTTTCGCAACGATTATCTGAACAAAAATATATTTGGAGTATGA
- a CDS encoding TonB-dependent receptor — translation MSPPASACPATPYSSVLSQNIFLRALTLVLLLVGAVLSVPLQAQTFTATITGTVTDPSGAAVHNVVVEVKNSGTNEVRHITTDGNGRFAAPQLMPGIYSLTVTADGFKSFTESGIELQGNQVSDHTANLELGSSQQTVEVTASTVAIDSETANREVTIGAEQVQDLPTSFRNPLFLVQSTAGVVAVRTGLSAYTTDQNQNRFSLNGGRDESAAILVDGASIVAPDLGGAIASPTQDAVSEVQVQRTAYDTQFTHTDGGVVSMITKRGSNTLHGGVFEFIRNNHLDANSWDNNRVGIARPLFQRNQFGGNLGGAIFKDKLFLFGAYEGLRQGQPQTYVDTVPTALERTGDFSQSLNPDGTLDVIYNPFTTVASSTSASGYTRTAFPGNKIPASMLSAVGLQAAALYPLPNATSTSLSNSSNYAASTKVVSNYDKFDIRGDYIINAKDSLFGRVTKAWQLNGIPTFFHNAGDNQQGENDYRYETIFGNTWVPNDRWVINTLVSYGRWTEVDTTPSYGHPGTEIGLPSATVSEFQAPILPQFNLENFAQLGYSAYSFSPHETEGLQLNVSHEFHGHSLKFGWSGEIQRLYPSTVSSANFTFNRGLTSGSDAATDSTATGNSIASLLLGTGSTGDAPNQTKLDLQQLNWGWYVQDSWRVTNRLTLSGGVRYDIQGARTERLNRLNNFSLDAVSPLATTTGLPLKGGLVFANASHRGLWDTDYTNFDPRFSIAYKANEQLVFRAGYGVFNPPTYVVSGDAQRSSDGFSSDTTWNSTQGNAGFIPENLLDNPFPQGLTQPTGSSAGLLTQVGQIVNAALSHHPTPYMQVYSADFQLQISPSGTFEMGYAGTQGRKLLYGVYTNLDQLPSQYLSLGSQLNATVANPFAGSITSGALSGATIPYWRTLVHYPQFSSVNLLAGTPGSSSSFNALTAKYNQRFSNGLNALLTYQWSKAIDDTSETNGWEVSDALRDTFNHRLDRSISAHDIPQAFVGTILWDLPFGRGRSFGSNLNRYVDSVIGGWKLTTIVRLSSGMPLQFTADNALANYNYMVTRPNVTSVGDLKLQKRTIGEWFNTAALSSAGTTSLGNVPRFVSNVRRSPTRDADMALEKNFPLYRETRLQIRAEAYNVSNTPQYAAPDTHLGDGNIGQITGTTNVGPRTLQLGARIDF, via the coding sequence ATGTCACCTCCAGCGTCGGCTTGTCCCGCGACACCGTACTCCTCCGTTCTTTCTCAGAACATCTTTCTTCGAGCTCTCACGCTCGTTCTGCTTCTGGTGGGAGCCGTGCTCTCCGTGCCGCTTCAGGCCCAGACCTTCACCGCAACCATCACCGGAACCGTCACCGATCCCTCGGGCGCCGCAGTCCACAACGTCGTTGTCGAGGTGAAAAACTCGGGCACCAACGAGGTCCGGCACATCACCACCGACGGTAATGGTCGCTTCGCCGCGCCGCAGCTCATGCCCGGCATTTACAGCCTCACGGTCACGGCAGACGGCTTCAAAAGCTTTACCGAGAGCGGTATTGAACTACAGGGCAACCAGGTCTCCGACCACACCGCCAATCTCGAACTCGGCAGCTCGCAGCAGACCGTCGAAGTAACCGCCTCGACCGTTGCCATCGACAGCGAGACCGCCAACCGCGAGGTCACCATTGGTGCCGAGCAGGTGCAGGATCTACCCACCAGCTTCCGCAATCCGCTCTTTCTCGTACAGAGTACCGCGGGCGTCGTCGCCGTTCGCACCGGCCTTTCTGCTTATACGACCGACCAGAACCAGAATCGCTTCTCGCTCAACGGAGGCCGCGATGAATCCGCCGCCATCCTCGTCGATGGAGCGTCCATCGTCGCTCCGGACCTCGGCGGCGCGATCGCCAGCCCTACGCAGGACGCAGTCTCCGAGGTGCAGGTTCAGCGCACCGCCTATGACACGCAGTTCACCCACACGGATGGCGGCGTTGTCAGCATGATCACCAAGCGAGGATCGAACACGCTGCACGGCGGTGTCTTCGAGTTCATTCGCAACAACCACCTCGACGCCAATAGCTGGGACAACAATCGCGTTGGCATCGCCCGCCCGTTGTTTCAGCGAAACCAGTTCGGCGGCAACCTGGGTGGCGCCATCTTCAAGGACAAGCTCTTCCTCTTCGGCGCCTATGAAGGACTCCGTCAGGGGCAGCCGCAGACCTATGTCGATACCGTCCCCACGGCGCTCGAGCGCACCGGAGATTTTTCGCAGTCTCTCAACCCCGACGGCACATTAGACGTTATCTACAATCCCTTCACCACCGTCGCCTCCAGCACCAGCGCCTCCGGCTACACCCGCACAGCATTCCCAGGAAACAAGATCCCCGCCTCGATGCTTAGTGCCGTCGGTCTACAGGCCGCCGCTCTCTATCCGTTGCCGAACGCAACTTCCACCTCACTCAGCAACAGCAGCAACTACGCCGCTTCGACCAAGGTTGTCTCGAACTATGACAAGTTCGACATCCGCGGCGACTATATCATCAACGCAAAGGACTCACTCTTCGGCCGTGTCACGAAGGCCTGGCAGCTCAACGGCATCCCCACTTTCTTCCATAACGCTGGAGATAACCAGCAGGGCGAAAACGACTACCGGTACGAGACCATCTTCGGCAATACCTGGGTTCCCAACGATCGCTGGGTCATCAACACGCTTGTCAGCTACGGTCGTTGGACCGAGGTTGATACGACTCCAAGCTATGGACATCCCGGCACCGAGATCGGTTTGCCCAGCGCCACGGTCAGCGAGTTTCAGGCTCCAATTCTGCCCCAGTTCAACCTCGAAAACTTTGCGCAGCTCGGCTATAGCGCCTACTCCTTTTCTCCGCATGAGACCGAAGGCCTGCAACTCAATGTCTCTCACGAGTTCCACGGCCACAGCTTGAAGTTCGGCTGGAGTGGTGAGATTCAACGTCTCTATCCCTCCACTGTCTCCTCTGCCAACTTCACCTTCAATCGCGGCCTCACCTCGGGCAGCGATGCTGCAACCGACAGTACTGCTACCGGAAATTCCATCGCCTCACTCTTACTGGGCACCGGCTCTACTGGCGACGCTCCCAACCAGACGAAGCTTGATCTGCAACAGCTCAACTGGGGATGGTACGTGCAGGATAGCTGGCGCGTCACCAACCGTCTCACGCTCAGCGGCGGCGTTCGTTACGATATTCAGGGCGCACGCACGGAGCGCCTCAATCGCCTCAACAACTTCTCGCTCGATGCCGTCAGCCCGCTCGCGACGACAACCGGCCTGCCTCTCAAAGGCGGCCTCGTCTTCGCTAACGCCAGTCATCGCGGTCTCTGGGATACGGACTATACCAACTTCGATCCGCGCTTCTCCATCGCCTACAAGGCGAATGAGCAGCTCGTCTTTCGCGCAGGCTACGGCGTCTTCAATCCGCCCACTTATGTCGTGAGCGGCGATGCGCAGCGCAGCTCCGACGGCTTCTCGAGCGACACCACCTGGAACTCCACCCAGGGCAACGCGGGCTTCATTCCGGAGAATCTGCTCGACAATCCCTTCCCTCAGGGACTTACCCAGCCGACTGGCAGCTCCGCTGGTCTGCTTACGCAGGTCGGTCAGATCGTAAACGCCGCCCTTAGCCATCACCCCACGCCCTACATGCAGGTCTATAGCGCGGACTTCCAACTCCAGATCTCGCCGAGTGGAACCTTCGAAATGGGCTACGCCGGCACCCAGGGGCGCAAGCTGCTCTATGGTGTCTACACCAATCTTGACCAGTTGCCGTCACAATATCTTTCGCTCGGCAGCCAGTTGAACGCCACTGTTGCCAATCCTTTCGCGGGCAGCATCACAAGCGGCGCGCTCTCCGGGGCCACCATCCCTTACTGGCGGACACTCGTCCACTATCCACAGTTCTCGTCGGTCAATCTGCTTGCCGGGACGCCCGGTTCCAGCTCCAGCTTCAACGCGCTCACGGCGAAGTATAACCAGCGCTTCTCTAACGGGCTCAACGCTCTCCTCACCTACCAGTGGTCCAAGGCTATCGACGACACCTCTGAGACCAACGGCTGGGAGGTCAGCGATGCTCTCCGCGATACCTTCAACCACCGCCTCGACCGCTCTATCAGCGCACACGACATCCCTCAGGCATTTGTCGGCACCATTCTGTGGGATCTCCCGTTCGGCCGAGGCAGGTCCTTTGGCAGCAACCTGAATCGCTATGTGGATTCGGTGATCGGTGGGTGGAAGCTCACCACCATCGTCCGGCTCTCCAGTGGCATGCCGCTCCAGTTCACTGCGGACAACGCTCTCGCCAACTACAACTACATGGTCACCCGTCCCAACGTTACATCGGTCGGCGACTTGAAGCTGCAAAAGCGTACCATCGGCGAGTGGTTCAACACCGCCGCTCTTTCGTCGGCAGGAACGACTAGCCTTGGCAATGTTCCTCGCTTCGTCTCGAACGTCCGCCGCTCTCCCACTCGCGATGCGGATATGGCGCTCGAAAAGAACTTCCCGCTCTATCGAGAGACTCGCCTCCAGATACGCGCCGAAGCCTACAACGTGAGCAACACCCCGCAGTATGCTGCCCCCGACACTCACCTCGGTGACGGCAACATCGGGCAGATTACTGGGACCACGAACGTTGGTCCGCGGACCCTCCAACTCGGTGCCCGCATCGACTTCTAA
- a CDS encoding protease pro-enzyme activation domain-containing protein — MFATIAMMLTAPMGLAQSLLTHHMREAASSGEARAIGQLPSSQIMSLDIVLPLRNQEGLETLLSDIYDPKSGLYRHFLTVPEFTARFGPTQAEYDAVLQFAKKNGFAIVGGTRDGMDVQIKGPVSAVETAFHISMHTYQHPTENRTFYAPDREPTPDLAFSLWHISGLDNYSIPHTLLVKKSDYAKANGISPEAVVSHATTGSGPSASFLGSDMRAAYYGGTALTGAGQNLGLFEYEGTDLADLTTYFKNVGQTNSVPITLLSTDGTSTSCLAADGCDDTEQTLDMTQAIGMAPGLASLVVYVGSTDTAMISAMTTHSPLPTTIGCSWGWTPADPTTLDPYFEKMAAQGQNFFAASGDSSTWSSRNEAWPADDAYVVSVGGTDLTTSSAAGPWKSETAWTDSGGGISPDKIAIPAWQKLTGVITSTNKGSTKYRNGPDVSANANFTFYTCADQTTCLANEYGGTSFAAPMWAGFIALVNQQLVANGDSTIGFINPTIYAQNITSTYSTDFHDITSGKSGSYSAVTGYDLVTGWGSPKPALITTLAP; from the coding sequence GTGTTTGCAACCATCGCGATGATGTTGACCGCGCCAATGGGCCTGGCGCAGTCCCTCTTGACGCATCACATGCGAGAAGCCGCCAGCAGCGGCGAGGCACGGGCCATCGGACAACTTCCCTCAAGCCAGATCATGAGCCTGGACATCGTTCTGCCGTTGCGCAACCAGGAAGGTTTGGAAACCCTGCTGAGCGATATCTACGATCCGAAGAGTGGCCTATACCGGCACTTCCTCACCGTGCCGGAGTTCACGGCAAGGTTTGGCCCTACCCAGGCAGAGTATGACGCGGTGCTTCAATTCGCGAAAAAGAATGGCTTTGCTATAGTCGGCGGTACTCGCGATGGCATGGACGTGCAGATCAAAGGACCCGTTTCGGCTGTCGAGACTGCCTTTCATATCAGTATGCATACGTACCAGCATCCCACCGAGAACCGCACCTTCTATGCTCCGGATCGCGAACCGACCCCGGACCTTGCGTTTAGCCTGTGGCACATCTCCGGTCTGGACAACTACTCCATCCCGCATACTCTGCTCGTCAAGAAGAGCGACTACGCGAAGGCCAACGGTATCTCTCCTGAGGCGGTCGTATCCCATGCCACCACCGGCTCCGGCCCTTCAGCATCTTTCTTGGGCAGCGACATGCGCGCGGCCTACTATGGCGGAACGGCCCTCACCGGCGCTGGTCAAAACCTCGGATTGTTCGAGTATGAAGGCACCGATCTGGCCGACCTGACCACCTACTTCAAGAACGTCGGCCAAACCAACAGCGTCCCAATAACTCTCCTGTCCACTGATGGCACCAGCACAAGCTGCCTCGCAGCGGACGGCTGCGATGACACCGAACAGACGCTCGACATGACCCAGGCGATCGGCATGGCTCCAGGGCTGGCTAGCCTGGTGGTGTATGTCGGATCGACCGACACCGCGATGATCAGCGCCATGACGACGCATAGCCCGCTGCCCACCACGATTGGCTGCTCATGGGGCTGGACGCCGGCCGATCCAACCACGCTCGATCCATACTTCGAAAAGATGGCAGCCCAGGGCCAGAACTTCTTTGCAGCGTCTGGCGACAGCTCCACCTGGTCGTCGAGGAATGAGGCGTGGCCAGCGGACGATGCGTATGTCGTCTCAGTCGGAGGTACGGACCTGACGACCTCCAGTGCGGCTGGCCCATGGAAGTCGGAGACTGCCTGGACAGATAGCGGCGGCGGCATCTCCCCAGACAAGATCGCAATCCCCGCATGGCAGAAGCTCACGGGCGTGATCACATCAACCAATAAGGGTTCGACAAAATATCGCAACGGCCCTGACGTCTCGGCAAACGCGAACTTCACCTTCTATACCTGCGCCGACCAGACTACCTGTCTGGCGAACGAGTATGGCGGCACCAGCTTTGCAGCGCCCATGTGGGCTGGCTTCATTGCGCTGGTCAACCAGCAGTTGGTTGCCAACGGCGATTCGACCATCGGCTTCATCAACCCAACCATCTACGCGCAAAATATAACGTCTACCTACAGCACGGACTTCCACGACATCACCAGCGGCAAATCCGGTAGCTACTCGGCAGTAACCGGCTACGATCTGGTGACAGGATGGGGCAGCCCAAAACCTGCTCTGATCACTACGCTTGCGCCCTAA
- the hrpB gene encoding ATP-dependent helicase HrpB: MTGKLSLPVDALLPEILTSLERNPSLVIEAPPGAGKTTRVPLSLLGTIHGDVVVLEPRRIAARLAARRVAWELGEQVGETVGYQVRFDEAIGPRTRLRFVTEGVLTRRLLSDPELKGVGAVVLDEFHERHLESDFALALLKRLQRTRPDLRIIVMSATLDVAPVAHYLGGCPILRSEGRLFEISVKHLPYSPEPLHVQVRNAVELLVREQHTGHILVFLPGAAEIRRAMRECEAVAHRAGLLVLPLHGDLPPAEQDRAVSSTSQRKLILATNVAESSVTVEGVAAVIDSGLARFATYSLWTGLPTLHVGRVSKASAKQRAGRAGRTGPGRVLRLYPEEDYLRRPEHDTPEIVRSDLSQLCLALRAMRVPHFESISWLDTPPEAAIQNAESLLDLLGATGSMAQTLGRYPLPPRLSRILVEALKRGAGEDGCVATALLGSGARSERNDLLAAMELPQDYRLAQHVEQLRRIARPLRQTKHDDDALLMSVLAGFPDRVARRRAGNQVLLSTGMSAELAGEPPSYEFMVAIDVEDRKDRPMPLVRMTARIEPEWLIDLFPDRVREQSSVIWNRVAERVESVSALMYDDLVIQESRDALPDIEAAAELLARKALEVGLERFVDGDALQHFMARVEFAGFERPDIPQALRDVCSGLRSFAELKSAAMAFVPMLEQKMDARRLQEIAPVSVRLQNGRQTKIHYESGKPPWIASRLQDFFGMRETPRVGLERTPVVVHLLAPNQRAVQTTTDLAGFWERLYPQVRRELMRRYPRHSWPEKP, from the coding sequence GTGACCGGCAAACTTTCTCTTCCCGTGGACGCGCTGCTGCCTGAGATCCTCACCTCTCTGGAGCGCAATCCCAGCCTTGTGATCGAAGCGCCACCGGGTGCGGGTAAGACGACCCGCGTGCCGCTTTCGCTCCTCGGGACGATACATGGTGACGTAGTAGTCCTCGAGCCGCGCCGGATTGCGGCACGATTGGCGGCACGGCGCGTTGCATGGGAGCTCGGCGAACAGGTTGGAGAAACGGTTGGCTACCAGGTCCGGTTTGACGAAGCGATTGGACCGCGCACGCGACTACGATTTGTCACTGAGGGCGTTCTGACTCGACGGCTGCTTTCCGATCCAGAGCTCAAGGGTGTGGGTGCGGTCGTATTGGATGAGTTCCATGAGCGGCATCTGGAGAGCGATTTCGCGCTCGCGTTGCTGAAACGTCTACAGCGAACACGGCCTGATCTGCGCATCATCGTCATGTCGGCCACGCTCGATGTTGCTCCTGTGGCGCATTATCTTGGGGGCTGTCCCATACTGCGGTCTGAGGGGAGACTGTTTGAGATCTCTGTCAAACATCTGCCGTACTCGCCAGAGCCGCTCCATGTACAGGTAAGAAATGCGGTGGAGTTATTGGTCCGCGAGCAGCACACCGGCCACATACTGGTCTTCTTGCCGGGTGCGGCGGAGATCCGCCGAGCAATGCGCGAGTGCGAGGCGGTTGCGCATCGAGCTGGGCTGCTTGTGCTGCCGCTGCATGGCGATCTGCCTCCTGCGGAACAAGACCGCGCCGTCTCGTCTACGTCGCAACGAAAGCTTATCCTGGCGACGAATGTAGCAGAGAGCTCGGTGACGGTGGAGGGTGTGGCCGCAGTCATCGACAGTGGCCTGGCGCGTTTTGCGACCTATTCTCTCTGGACGGGACTGCCGACGCTTCACGTTGGCCGAGTGAGCAAAGCTTCGGCGAAGCAGAGAGCCGGTCGAGCCGGTCGCACGGGACCGGGCCGCGTGTTGCGCCTCTATCCGGAAGAAGACTATCTGCGTCGCCCAGAGCATGACACGCCGGAGATCGTACGGAGTGATCTATCGCAGCTCTGCCTCGCTCTGCGCGCGATGCGGGTTCCTCATTTCGAGAGCATCTCCTGGCTAGATACACCTCCCGAGGCTGCAATACAGAATGCAGAGTCGCTGCTCGACCTCCTGGGCGCTACGGGAAGCATGGCGCAAACGCTGGGGCGGTATCCTCTCCCTCCGCGGCTGTCGCGCATTCTGGTCGAAGCTCTGAAGCGCGGTGCCGGTGAAGACGGATGTGTCGCGACGGCCTTGCTCGGCTCGGGTGCACGCAGCGAAAGGAATGATCTCCTTGCCGCAATGGAGTTGCCGCAGGACTATCGCCTGGCCCAGCACGTTGAGCAGCTTCGCAGAATTGCTCGTCCTCTAAGACAGACAAAGCATGACGATGATGCTCTGCTCATGTCTGTCCTTGCAGGATTCCCGGATCGGGTTGCTCGGCGGAGAGCAGGCAATCAGGTGCTGCTTTCGACGGGGATGTCCGCGGAGCTAGCGGGTGAGCCTCCTTCGTATGAATTCATGGTTGCGATCGATGTTGAGGACCGCAAAGATCGGCCGATGCCGCTTGTACGCATGACGGCGCGCATTGAGCCGGAGTGGCTGATTGATCTGTTCCCGGATCGCGTGCGCGAACAATCCAGCGTCATCTGGAATCGCGTCGCGGAGAGGGTAGAGTCAGTCAGCGCTCTCATGTATGACGATCTCGTGATTCAGGAATCGCGAGACGCGCTGCCAGATATAGAAGCCGCTGCTGAGCTTCTTGCGCGGAAGGCTCTCGAGGTTGGTCTTGAGCGATTCGTGGATGGCGACGCTCTCCAGCATTTTATGGCACGGGTTGAGTTCGCTGGCTTTGAGAGGCCGGATATCCCGCAGGCGCTGCGCGATGTGTGCTCGGGCCTTCGAAGCTTTGCGGAGCTGAAGAGCGCAGCGATGGCCTTCGTTCCCATGCTTGAGCAGAAGATGGATGCCAGACGCCTTCAGGAGATCGCTCCTGTAAGTGTGCGGTTGCAGAATGGCCGCCAGACGAAGATCCACTACGAGTCCGGCAAGCCGCCTTGGATTGCCTCTCGTCTGCAAGACTTCTTTGGGATGCGCGAGACGCCTCGGGTGGGGCTGGAACGAACTCCCGTAGTGGTTCATCTGCTTGCCCCCAATCAACGGGCGGTACAGACGACGACCGATCTGGCAGGATTCTGGGAGCGGCTCTATCCCCAGGTCCGGCGTGAACTGATGCGAAGATACCCGAGGCATTCCTGGCCGGAGAAGCCATAG